The proteins below are encoded in one region of Rhizobium sp. 9140:
- a CDS encoding helix-turn-helix transcriptional regulator — protein sequence MLALGAGFDHFGVLQLGQEAEPAVLTTRLVLHDLPPGLTEAYDRRYKLSDCLLLKSLHASTVPSVWSASRDDAAALNAGTDFLAQIGFDLVACVPVHSIVGTRYVVVYFGDNDDIDRTCHVELCYNSITAFDYFYRFVLATRAGMGLTARETEILRWISHGKTASEIALIVSVSEHTINSHTATILKKLDVVNRTQMVAKAIREQIIQ from the coding sequence ATGCTGGCGCTCGGCGCCGGGTTCGATCACTTCGGCGTGTTGCAACTCGGCCAAGAGGCCGAACCTGCAGTTCTGACCACGCGGCTGGTGCTGCACGACCTGCCGCCCGGGCTGACAGAGGCGTATGACCGGCGCTACAAGCTTTCCGATTGCCTGCTTCTCAAGAGCCTCCATGCATCCACCGTGCCCTCCGTATGGTCGGCCTCCAGGGACGACGCGGCGGCTTTGAATGCCGGGACGGATTTCCTGGCGCAGATCGGCTTCGACCTCGTGGCCTGCGTACCTGTCCACAGCATCGTCGGCACGCGCTATGTCGTGGTGTATTTCGGGGATAACGACGACATCGATCGTACCTGCCATGTCGAGCTCTGTTACAACTCGATCACGGCGTTCGACTATTTCTATCGGTTCGTGCTGGCGACGCGGGCGGGAATGGGGCTGACGGCGCGGGAGACGGAAATTCTCCGGTGGATTTCACATGGAAAGACGGCGAGCGAAATTGCCCTCATCGTCTCGGTTTCCGAACATACGATCAACTCGCATACGGCGACGATCCTGAAAAAACTGGATGTCGTCAATCGGACGCAAATGGTTGCCAAGGCCATCAGGGAACAAATTATACAATGA
- a CDS encoding ABC transporter permease subunit, with translation MSSVETKSVSPAAAAIATPSAPPSGFAEFWFYFSSNRGAVLGLGIFVVILLMAIFAPLLTSHDPIIQNRDVLLLPPVFAEGGRAEYLLGTDPVGRDILTRLMYGARFSLFVGLIVVTLSVVTGVFIGLLAGFFRGKVDTIIMRLMDIILAFPSLLLALVLVAVLGPGLVNAMIAIALVNLPHFVRLTRASVMTERNKDYVIGSQVAGAGTLRIMFVTILPNCLAPLIVQATLAFSAAILDAAALGFLGMGAQPPTPEWGTMLAEAREFIQRAWWVVTFPGLAILITVLAINLMGDGLRDALDPKLKRS, from the coding sequence ATGTCATCTGTCGAAACAAAATCCGTATCCCCCGCAGCGGCAGCCATTGCCACGCCGTCGGCGCCGCCATCCGGCTTTGCCGAGTTCTGGTTCTACTTTTCCAGCAATCGCGGCGCCGTGCTGGGTCTCGGCATCTTCGTCGTCATCCTGCTGATGGCGATCTTTGCGCCGCTGCTCACCTCCCATGATCCTATCATCCAGAACCGCGACGTCCTCTTGCTGCCGCCGGTTTTTGCCGAAGGTGGCCGCGCCGAATATCTTCTCGGCACCGATCCCGTCGGCCGCGATATCCTGACGCGCCTGATGTACGGCGCGCGCTTCTCGCTGTTCGTCGGCCTCATCGTCGTCACCCTGTCGGTGGTGACGGGCGTCTTCATCGGCCTTCTCGCCGGCTTCTTCCGGGGTAAGGTCGATACCATCATCATGCGGCTGATGGATATCATCCTCGCCTTTCCGTCGCTGCTGCTGGCGCTCGTGCTCGTTGCCGTTCTCGGCCCGGGCCTTGTCAACGCCATGATTGCCATCGCCCTCGTCAACCTGCCGCATTTCGTGCGCCTGACCCGCGCCTCGGTCATGACCGAGCGCAACAAGGACTACGTCATCGGCAGTCAGGTCGCGGGTGCCGGCACGCTGCGCATCATGTTCGTCACCATCCTGCCGAACTGTCTGGCGCCGCTGATCGTTCAGGCGACGCTGGCCTTTTCCGCAGCCATCCTCGATGCCGCGGCGCTGGGCTTCCTCGGCATGGGCGCCCAGCCGCCGACGCCGGAATGGGGTACGATGCTCGCCGAAGCGCGCGAATTCATCCAGCGCGCCTGGTGGGTCGTCACCTTCCCCGGCCTTGCCATTCTCATCACCGTGCTCGCCATTAACCTGATGGGCGACGGCCTGCGCGATGCGCTCGATCCCAAACTGAAGAGGTCCTGA
- the rirA gene encoding iron-responsive transcriptional regulator RirA, with translation MRLTKQTNYAVRILMYCAANEGHLSRIPEIAKAYGVSELFLFKILQPLNKAGLVETVRGRNGGVRLPKPASQITLFDVVKVTEDSFSMAECFDAGEVDCPLVDSCGLNTALRKALNAFFDVLSQYSIDDLVKSRPQINFLLGIDPLPYVAPAAQPQTAA, from the coding sequence ATGCGCCTGACCAAGCAGACCAATTATGCCGTTCGCATCCTGATGTATTGTGCTGCAAACGAAGGGCATTTGAGCCGCATTCCGGAAATCGCCAAGGCCTACGGTGTGTCCGAACTGTTTCTGTTCAAGATTCTCCAGCCGCTGAACAAGGCCGGCCTCGTGGAAACGGTTCGCGGTCGGAATGGCGGCGTGCGCCTGCCCAAGCCCGCTTCGCAGATCACGTTGTTCGATGTCGTCAAGGTAACGGAAGACAGCTTCTCGATGGCGGAATGTTTCGATGCCGGCGAAGTGGATTGCCCGCTGGTCGATAGCTGCGGCCTGAACACGGCCTTGCGTAAGGCGTTGAACGCCTTCTTCGATGTGCTCTCACAATATTCGATCGACGATCTGGTCAAGTCACGCCCGCAGATCAACTTCCTGCTCGGCATCGACCCGCTTCCCTACGTCGCCCCGGCGGCACAGCCCCAGACGGCGGCTTAG
- a CDS encoding ABC transporter substrate-binding protein: MKKLSTLLAATAVVTLMAGSAWSKTLVYCSEGSPEGFDSALYTAGTTFDASSRTVYNRLVEFKKGSTEIEPGLAESWEMSADGTQYTFKLRPGVKFQTTDFFTPTRELNADDVIFSFERQYKADNPWNKYVAGATYEYFSGMGFPELIKSIEKVDDLTVKFVLNKSEAPFLANLGMDFASIYSKEYADKLQADGKMEMMNQQPLGTGPYTFVAYQADAAIRYKANPDYWGGKQKIDDLVFAITTDAAVRAQKVKAGECHIMPYPNAADVSELQKDETLTVLKEEGLNVSYLAYNTLVAPFDKPDVRKALNMAVNKQAIVDAVFQGAATVAKNPIPPTMWSYNDAVEDDKYDPEAAKKALEAAGVSNLKMKIWAMPVSRPYMLNARRAAELMQADLAKIGVEVEIVSYEWAEYLKLSSDKARDGAVILGWTGDNGDPDNFLDTLLGCTAVGGNNRAQWCNKEFDDLVKKAKLTPDQAERTKLYQQAQLVFKKEAPWNTIDHSLVFMPMSKKVSGYVQDPLGIHRFDGVDIAE, from the coding sequence ATGAAAAAGCTCTCTACTCTTCTCGCGGCGACGGCTGTCGTGACGCTGATGGCCGGCAGTGCCTGGTCGAAGACGCTGGTCTATTGCTCCGAGGGCTCGCCCGAAGGTTTCGACTCCGCTCTCTACACGGCCGGCACCACGTTCGATGCCTCCTCGCGCACGGTCTACAACCGTCTCGTCGAGTTCAAGAAAGGCAGCACGGAAATCGAGCCGGGTCTGGCCGAGAGCTGGGAAATGTCGGCTGACGGCACTCAGTACACGTTCAAGCTGCGCCCGGGCGTCAAGTTCCAGACCACCGACTTCTTCACGCCGACCCGCGAGCTGAATGCCGACGACGTCATCTTCTCGTTCGAGCGCCAGTACAAGGCCGACAATCCGTGGAACAAGTATGTCGCCGGCGCAACCTACGAATACTTTAGCGGTATGGGCTTTCCCGAGCTGATCAAGTCCATCGAGAAGGTCGATGACCTCACCGTCAAGTTCGTTCTCAACAAGTCCGAAGCGCCGTTCCTCGCCAATCTCGGCATGGATTTCGCCTCCATCTATTCCAAGGAATATGCCGACAAGCTGCAGGCCGACGGCAAGATGGAGATGATGAACCAGCAGCCGCTCGGCACCGGTCCCTACACCTTCGTCGCCTACCAGGCCGACGCTGCCATCCGCTACAAGGCGAACCCCGACTATTGGGGCGGCAAGCAGAAGATCGACGACCTCGTCTTCGCCATCACGACGGATGCCGCCGTGCGCGCGCAGAAAGTGAAAGCCGGCGAATGCCACATCATGCCGTATCCGAATGCAGCCGACGTTTCCGAGCTGCAGAAGGATGAGACCCTGACGGTCCTCAAGGAAGAAGGCCTGAACGTCTCCTACCTCGCCTACAACACGCTGGTTGCACCGTTCGACAAGCCGGACGTGCGCAAGGCGCTCAACATGGCCGTCAACAAGCAGGCCATCGTCGATGCCGTCTTTCAGGGCGCGGCGACCGTTGCCAAGAACCCGATCCCGCCGACGATGTGGTCTTATAACGACGCCGTCGAGGACGACAAATACGACCCCGAAGCCGCCAAGAAGGCACTCGAGGCCGCTGGCGTCTCCAACCTCAAGATGAAGATCTGGGCCATGCCCGTGTCGCGTCCCTACATGCTGAACGCCCGCCGCGCGGCCGAACTCATGCAGGCCGACCTTGCCAAGATCGGGGTCGAGGTCGAAATCGTCTCCTACGAGTGGGCCGAATACCTGAAGCTTTCCTCCGACAAGGCCCGCGACGGCGCGGTCATCCTCGGCTGGACCGGCGACAATGGCGATCCGGACAACTTCCTCGACACGCTGCTCGGCTGCACCGCGGTTGGCGGTAACAATCGTGCACAGTGGTGCAACAAGGAGTTCGACGACCTCGTCAAGAAGGCCAAGCTGACACCGGATCAGGCGGAGCGCACCAAGCTCTACCAGCAGGCCCAGCTCGTCTTTAAGAAAGAGGCTCCTTGGAACACGATCGACCATTCCCTCGTCTTCATGCCGATGAGCAAGAAGGTTTCGGGCTACGTTCAGGATCCGCTCGGCATCCACCGCTTCGACGGCGTTGATATCGCCGAGTAA
- a CDS encoding response regulator yields the protein MSMPIPVQILLIDDEPAEHVILRRLMSKVQAFAIQLHYCETIEAALPLLERGTPVSMVLVDNRLPPHGDFRDTVPQIRQKGFIGPVGVISGSLDDAYFQSFQEYGVDFRLDKAELDPTAIEFLLQEYLVKS from the coding sequence ATGTCGATGCCCATACCTGTTCAAATTCTTCTGATTGACGACGAACCCGCCGAGCATGTGATCCTGCGGCGACTGATGAGCAAGGTTCAGGCCTTCGCCATCCAGCTGCATTACTGCGAGACGATCGAAGCGGCCTTGCCCCTGCTTGAGCGGGGCACGCCCGTATCCATGGTGCTGGTCGACAACCGGCTTCCGCCACATGGCGACTTTCGCGATACGGTGCCGCAGATCCGCCAGAAGGGCTTCATCGGCCCCGTTGGCGTGATTTCCGGCTCGCTGGACGACGCGTATTTCCAGTCGTTCCAGGAATACGGTGTCGATTTCCGCCTCGACAAGGCAGAGCTCGACCCGACCGCCATCGAATTTCTGCTGCAGGAATATCTCGTGAAGTCCTGA
- a CDS encoding LysR family transcriptional regulator: MNWDDVRMFLAVARSGQILSASKRVGVNHATLSRRVTALEEALKTRLLVRRTNGCELTAEGEVFFHAAERMETEMLAAQAHVGRVDTAVAGTVRIGAPDGFGVSFLAPRLGALTARFPALRIQLVPVPRSFSLSQREADIAITLERPEQGRLVSSKLTDYTLGIYASDAYLRENGTPDSIEALKRHRRIGYVEDLLWTASLDFTGEVMRNWDAGFEISSATGQTEAVRSGAGIGILHNYIARQHGELCRILPDATIRRAYWTTYHESARDLLRVRTVVDFLQELVAAEHAIFV; encoded by the coding sequence ATGAACTGGGACGATGTGCGGATGTTTCTCGCGGTCGCCCGTAGCGGGCAGATCCTCTCGGCGTCGAAACGGGTCGGCGTCAACCACGCCACGCTTTCGCGGCGGGTGACGGCGCTGGAGGAAGCCTTGAAGACGCGGCTGCTCGTGCGGCGGACGAATGGCTGCGAACTCACGGCGGAGGGGGAAGTTTTCTTTCACGCGGCGGAAAGAATGGAAACGGAGATGCTGGCGGCGCAGGCGCATGTCGGCCGGGTCGATACGGCTGTTGCCGGCACCGTGCGCATCGGCGCGCCGGACGGTTTCGGCGTCTCGTTTCTGGCGCCGCGACTGGGGGCGCTGACGGCCCGCTTTCCCGCGTTGCGCATTCAGCTGGTGCCGGTGCCGCGCTCCTTCTCGCTGTCGCAGCGCGAGGCGGATATCGCCATCACCCTTGAACGACCGGAGCAAGGTCGGCTCGTCTCGTCCAAACTCACCGATTATACGCTCGGCATCTATGCGTCGGACGCCTATCTGCGCGAGAACGGCACACCCGACAGTATCGAGGCGCTGAAACGTCATCGGCGGATCGGCTATGTCGAGGATCTTCTCTGGACCGCTTCGCTCGATTTTACCGGCGAGGTGATGCGCAACTGGGATGCGGGCTTCGAGATTTCCAGCGCGACAGGGCAGACGGAGGCGGTGCGGTCGGGTGCCGGCATCGGCATCCTGCACAATTACATCGCGCGGCAGCATGGCGAGCTATGCCGTATCCTGCCCGATGCGACGATCCGGCGGGCATACTGGACGACCTATCACGAGAGTGCGCGGGATCTGCTGCGCGTGCGGACCGTGGTCGATTTCCTGCAGGAACTCGTCGCTGCGGAGCATGCGATCTTCGTCTGA
- a CDS encoding formimidoylglutamate deiminase: MTGKTETIFATSALLPDGWHDDVRLSFTSGRIASVEVDAAPKAGDERHAILVPGMPNLHSHAFQRGMAGLAEVRGPGADSFWSWRTVMYRFALSMTPEQVQAVAAQLYMEMIEQGFSRVGEFHYLHHAIDGSPYADIAEMAVRIAAAASETGIGLTLLPVFYAHSTFGGAAPSEGQRRFINTLDSFARLLEGCRTAVAGLPSSRVGVAPHSLRAATPAEVSAVAGMAAQGPIHIHVAEQMKEVEDCIAWSGARPVEWLLDHVGLDPRWCLIHATHMTEDETVRMAASGAIAGLCPITEANLGDGTFNAPVFGAAGGRFGIGSDSNILIGLPDELRQLEYSQRLLHRSRNVMASAGQSTGRALFDAALAGGAVALGADAASPLGLAAGAPADIISLSMPDSGARHDAVFDAWLFANGTRPDSVWVAGKRQVTSGRHRARDRISARFRQVMRELSA; encoded by the coding sequence ATGACAGGAAAGACGGAGACGATCTTCGCCACATCGGCGCTTCTGCCGGACGGCTGGCATGACGATGTGCGCCTCTCGTTCACCAGCGGGCGCATCGCATCCGTGGAGGTCGATGCAGCGCCGAAAGCCGGCGATGAACGTCACGCGATCCTCGTTCCCGGCATGCCCAATCTCCACAGTCATGCCTTCCAGCGCGGCATGGCGGGGCTCGCCGAAGTGCGCGGCCCCGGCGCCGACAGCTTCTGGAGCTGGCGCACCGTCATGTATCGCTTCGCGCTGTCCATGACGCCCGAGCAGGTGCAGGCCGTGGCAGCTCAACTCTATATGGAAATGATCGAGCAGGGCTTCTCCCGCGTCGGCGAGTTTCACTACCTGCACCACGCGATCGACGGCAGCCCCTATGCCGATATTGCCGAGATGGCGGTGCGCATCGCCGCTGCCGCTTCCGAAACGGGAATCGGCCTGACGCTCCTGCCGGTGTTCTACGCCCATTCCACCTTCGGCGGTGCCGCGCCAAGCGAAGGCCAGCGGCGTTTCATCAATACGCTCGACAGTTTCGCCCGCCTGCTGGAGGGGTGCCGCACGGCCGTGGCCGGCCTGCCGTCGTCGCGCGTCGGCGTGGCCCCGCACAGCCTGCGCGCGGCAACGCCGGCGGAGGTATCTGCGGTCGCCGGCATGGCCGCGCAGGGGCCGATCCATATCCATGTCGCCGAACAGATGAAGGAAGTCGAGGACTGCATCGCCTGGTCCGGCGCCCGCCCGGTCGAATGGCTCCTCGATCATGTCGGGCTTGATCCACGCTGGTGCCTCATCCATGCGACGCACATGACCGAAGACGAGACGGTGCGCATGGCGGCGAGCGGCGCCATTGCCGGCCTCTGCCCGATCACCGAGGCCAATCTCGGTGACGGCACGTTCAATGCCCCCGTCTTCGGTGCGGCCGGCGGCCGCTTCGGCATCGGCTCGGACAGCAACATCCTGATCGGCCTGCCCGACGAGTTGCGCCAGCTCGAATATTCCCAGCGCCTCCTGCACCGCTCGCGCAACGTCATGGCCTCAGCCGGACAATCGACCGGGCGCGCTTTGTTCGATGCGGCCCTTGCCGGCGGAGCCGTTGCCCTTGGCGCCGATGCGGCTTCGCCGCTCGGTCTGGCGGCGGGTGCTCCGGCTGATATCATTTCGCTGTCGATGCCCGACAGCGGCGCGCGCCACGATGCCGTTTTCGATGCCTGGCTGTTTGCCAACGGCACCCGGCCGGACAGTGTCTGGGTCGCCGGCAAGCGACAGGTGACATCAGGGCGCCACCGTGCGCGCGACCGAATTTCGGCTCGCTTCCGGCAGGTGATGAGAGAACTTTCGGCGTAG
- a CDS encoding CoA-acylating methylmalonate-semialdehyde dehydrogenase produces MYEIGHFIGGKTVAGTSGRTSNIFNPATGEVQGTVALASDAELAAAVENAKAAQPKWAATNPQRRARVFMKFVQLLNDNMDSLAETLSREHGKTIDDAKGDIVRGLEVCEFVIGIPHLSKSEFTEGAGPNIDMYSIRQPVGIGAGITPFNFPGMIPMWMFAPAIACGNAFILKPSERDPSVPIRLAELMIEAGLPAGILNVVNGDKGAVDAILTHPDISAVSFVGSTPIARYVYGTAAMNGKRAQCFGGAKNHMIIMPDADLDQAANALMGAGYGSAGERCMAISVAVPVGEETANKLIEKLTPMVESLRIGPYTDEKADLGPVVTKEARDRILDLIDKGVEAGADLVVDGRGFKLQGYEDGYFVGGCLFDNVTPDMDIYKTEIFGPVLSVVRAKTYEEALDLPMKHEYGNGVAIYTRDGDAARDFASRINIGMVGVNVPIPVPLAYHSFGGWKSSSFGDLNQHGTDSIKFWTRTKTITSRWPSGIKDGAEFVMPTMK; encoded by the coding sequence ATGTACGAGATCGGTCATTTCATCGGCGGCAAGACGGTTGCCGGCACCAGCGGACGCACGAGCAACATTTTCAACCCGGCAACGGGCGAAGTGCAGGGTACGGTGGCGCTGGCCAGCGACGCTGAGCTGGCGGCAGCCGTCGAGAACGCCAAGGCGGCTCAGCCGAAATGGGCTGCCACCAATCCGCAGCGCCGTGCCCGCGTCTTCATGAAGTTCGTCCAGCTTCTGAACGACAACATGGATAGCCTTGCCGAAACCCTCTCGCGCGAACATGGCAAGACCATCGACGACGCCAAGGGCGATATCGTCCGCGGCCTGGAAGTCTGCGAATTCGTGATCGGCATCCCGCATCTGTCGAAGAGCGAGTTCACCGAAGGCGCCGGCCCGAATATCGATATGTATTCGATCCGCCAGCCCGTCGGCATCGGCGCCGGCATCACGCCGTTCAACTTCCCGGGCATGATCCCCATGTGGATGTTCGCCCCGGCCATCGCCTGCGGCAACGCCTTCATCCTGAAGCCCTCCGAGCGCGACCCCTCCGTGCCGATCCGCCTTGCCGAACTGATGATCGAGGCAGGCCTGCCTGCCGGCATTCTCAACGTCGTGAACGGCGACAAGGGCGCGGTCGATGCGATCCTGACGCATCCCGACATTTCCGCCGTCTCCTTCGTCGGTTCCACGCCGATTGCCCGCTACGTCTATGGCACCGCGGCCATGAACGGCAAGCGCGCCCAGTGCTTCGGCGGCGCCAAGAACCACATGATCATCATGCCGGATGCCGATCTCGACCAGGCTGCAAACGCCCTGATGGGCGCCGGCTACGGCTCGGCCGGCGAGCGCTGCATGGCGATCTCCGTGGCCGTCCCCGTTGGCGAGGAAACCGCCAACAAGCTGATTGAGAAGCTGACGCCCATGGTCGAGAGCTTGCGCATCGGCCCCTATACCGACGAAAAGGCCGACCTCGGCCCCGTTGTCACCAAGGAAGCGCGCGACCGCATTCTCGACCTGATCGACAAGGGCGTGGAGGCCGGTGCCGATCTCGTGGTCGATGGCCGCGGCTTCAAGCTGCAGGGTTATGAGGACGGTTATTTCGTCGGCGGCTGCCTGTTCGACAACGTCACGCCGGATATGGACATCTACAAGACCGAGATCTTCGGCCCCGTCCTCTCCGTCGTCCGGGCCAAGACCTATGAAGAAGCGCTCGATCTGCCGATGAAGCACGAATACGGCAATGGCGTCGCGATCTATACCCGCGATGGCGATGCGGCCCGCGACTTCGCCTCGCGCATCAATATCGGCATGGTCGGCGTCAACGTTCCGATCCCCGTTCCGCTCGCCTACCACTCCTTCGGCGGCTGGAAGTCCTCGTCCTTCGGCGACCTCAACCAGCACGGCACGGACTCGATCAAGTTCTGGACGCGCACCAAGACCATCACCAGCCGCTGGCCCTCCGGCATCAAGGACGGCGCCGAATTCGTCATGCCGACGATGAAGTAG
- a CDS encoding ABC transporter ATP-binding protein codes for MPLLDIQNLTVEFQTSTGTFRAVDGVSLTCDTGEILSIVGESGSGKSVSMLAVMGLLPWTAKITADRMAFNGQDLLKLSPRNRRKIIGKDMAMIFQEPMSSLNPCFTVGFQLGESLRIHMGLDRAARRARSIELLQLVGIPSPEDRLSNFPHQMSGGMSQRVMIAMALSCNPKLLIADEPTTALDVTIQAQILDLLVRLQKENGMALVLITHDMGVVAETAERVQVQYAGQKVEEQPVKALFRDPHHPYTAALLASLPERARIGERLPSILGVVPGQHDRPQGCLFSPRCAFATDLCSRSVVRQGPELGRALCNYPLIDGIPENHPTMTVELAGEGTR; via the coding sequence ATGCCGCTTCTCGATATCCAGAACCTCACCGTCGAGTTCCAGACCTCCACCGGCACCTTCCGCGCGGTGGACGGCGTCTCGCTCACCTGCGACACCGGCGAAATCCTGTCGATCGTCGGCGAAAGCGGCTCCGGCAAGTCCGTCTCCATGCTCGCCGTCATGGGCCTTCTGCCCTGGACCGCGAAGATCACCGCCGACCGCATGGCGTTCAACGGGCAGGACCTCCTGAAGCTGTCGCCCCGAAACCGGCGCAAGATCATCGGCAAGGACATGGCGATGATCTTCCAGGAGCCGATGTCGAGCCTCAATCCGTGCTTCACGGTCGGCTTCCAACTCGGCGAGAGCCTGCGCATCCACATGGGCCTCGACCGCGCCGCGCGTCGCGCCCGCTCCATCGAGCTTCTCCAGCTCGTCGGCATTCCCTCGCCGGAAGACCGCCTGTCGAACTTCCCACACCAGATGTCGGGCGGCATGAGCCAGCGCGTCATGATCGCCATGGCGCTCTCCTGCAATCCGAAGCTCCTCATCGCCGACGAGCCGACGACGGCGCTCGACGTCACCATCCAGGCCCAGATCCTCGACCTGCTCGTTCGCCTGCAGAAGGAAAACGGCATGGCGCTGGTGCTGATCACCCACGACATGGGCGTGGTCGCGGAAACCGCCGAGCGCGTGCAGGTGCAGTATGCCGGTCAGAAGGTCGAGGAGCAGCCGGTCAAGGCGCTCTTCCGCGATCCGCATCACCCCTATACGGCGGCCCTTCTCGCCTCCCTGCCGGAACGCGCGCGGATCGGCGAGCGCCTGCCGTCCATTCTCGGCGTCGTGCCGGGTCAGCATGATCGCCCGCAAGGCTGTCTGTTCTCGCCGCGCTGCGCCTTCGCCACGGATCTCTGTTCGCGCTCCGTCGTGCGGCAGGGGCCGGAACTTGGCCGCGCGCTGTGCAATTACCCTTTGATCGACGGCATTCCCGAGAACCATCCGACGATGACCGTCGAGCTTGCAGGAGAGGGCACGCGATGA
- a CDS encoding ABC transporter permease subunit → MLRFIFGRLAVLIPTFVGVSIIAFSFIRLLPGDPVMLLSGERVMAPERHAQIMAELGLERPMYVQYFDYLTGLLQGDFGRSIISKRPVIDDFMTLFPATMELAICAIILAVCLGIPAGVVAAVKRGTWLDQTIMGTALVGYSMPIFWWGLLLIIFFSGTLGWTPVSGRISFLYFFPPVTGFMLIDSLLSGQKGAFASAVSHMILPTIVLATIPLAVIARQTRSAMLEVLSEDYVRTARSKGMSPFRIIGVHALRNAMIPVITTIGLQIGVLLGGAILTESIFSWPGIGKWMVDSVFKRDYAVVQGGLMMITLVIMFVNLIVDLLYGWANPRIRR, encoded by the coding sequence ATGCTGCGCTTCATTTTCGGGCGGCTCGCCGTCCTCATCCCGACGTTCGTCGGGGTCTCCATCATCGCCTTCTCCTTCATTCGCCTGCTTCCGGGCGATCCCGTCATGCTGCTCTCCGGAGAACGCGTCATGGCGCCGGAGCGCCATGCGCAGATCATGGCCGAGCTCGGCCTCGAGCGGCCGATGTACGTCCAGTATTTCGACTATCTCACCGGTTTGCTGCAAGGCGATTTCGGACGCTCGATCATCTCCAAGCGGCCGGTTATCGATGACTTCATGACGCTGTTTCCGGCGACCATGGAGCTGGCGATCTGCGCCATCATCCTCGCGGTCTGTCTCGGGATCCCGGCCGGCGTGGTGGCGGCGGTCAAGCGCGGCACCTGGCTCGACCAGACCATCATGGGCACGGCCCTCGTCGGCTATTCCATGCCGATCTTCTGGTGGGGCCTGCTGCTCATCATCTTCTTCTCGGGAACGCTCGGCTGGACACCCGTTTCCGGCCGCATCTCGTTCCTCTATTTCTTCCCGCCCGTCACCGGCTTCATGCTGATCGACAGCCTGCTCTCCGGCCAGAAAGGCGCGTTCGCCTCGGCCGTCAGCCACATGATCCTGCCGACGATCGTGCTGGCCACCATTCCGCTCGCCGTCATCGCGCGCCAGACGCGCTCGGCCATGCTCGAAGTGCTCTCGGAAGATTATGTCCGAACCGCCCGCTCCAAGGGCATGTCGCCCTTCCGCATCATCGGCGTTCACGCGCTGCGCAATGCCATGATCCCCGTCATCACCACCATCGGCTTGCAGATCGGGGTTCTGCTCGGCGGCGCCATCCTGACCGAGAGCATCTTCTCCTGGCCGGGCATCGGCAAGTGGATGGTCGATAGCGTGTTCAAGCGCGATTATGCCGTCGTGCAGGGCGGCCTCATGATGATCACTCTCGTGATCATGTTCGTCAATCTGATCGTCGACCTTCTCTACGGTTGGGCGAACCCCCGTATCCGGCGATAG